Within the Kribbella aluminosa genome, the region TCCGGTCGGCGAGCGTGATCGCCGCGGAGATGGCGTCGCTGGTCGCCGCCCCGCCGCCGCAGGACTTCGACATGGCGAACGCGGCGTTCCCGCCAGGGGACTACCGACCGTGAGCGAGCGAAGCGAGGTCACCATCAAATACAGCGCCACCCTCCGCTCATCGGCGTCCGGAGGACGTCGATGAGCGCAGACCAGGAGCTGGTTCGGCGCTTGCGGGTCCAGGTCGCCGAGCGGCTGAACGAGCAGCGCCGCCGCGACCAGGTGAACGGCGTACCGCCGATGAGCGCGGAGGACGAGCGGGAGTACGCGCGGTCGCTGATCGTGCAGGTGCTCGAGGACCACGCGCGGTACGAGCTGGCCGAGGGGCGGACGCCGCCGACGCCGGACGACGACGCGCAGATCGCCGGCGCGATCCACTCCGCGCTGTTCGGGGTCGGCCGGCTGCAGCCGCTGATCGACGACCCCGACGTCGAGAACATCGACATCAACGGCTGCGACCAGGTCTTCGTGCAGTACGGCGACGGCCGCGAGGAGACGCCCGGCCCGGTGGCCGAGAGCGACGAGGAACTGATCGAGCTGATTCAGGTACTGGCCGCGCACGCCGGCCTGACCAGCCGTCCGTTCGACTCCGCGAACCCGCAGCTGGACCTGCGGCTGCCGGACGGCTCCCGGCTGTCGGCCGTGATGGGCGTGACGTCGCGGCCCGCGGTGTCGATCCGCCGGGCCCGGCTCGGCCGGGTGTTCCTCAAGGACCTGGTTGCCAACGGCACCATGACCGACGACGTCGGCTCGTTCCTCCGGGCGGCGGTCGCGGCCCGGAAGAACATCATGATCGCCGGCGCGACGAACTCCGGGAAGACCACGATGCTGCGGGCGCTGGCCAACGAGATCCAGCCGCACGAGCGGCTGGTCACCGTCGAGCGCTCGCTCGAGCTCGGGCTCGGGGAGTTCAAGGACCTGCACCCGAACGTGGTCGCGTTCGAGGAACGGCTGCCGAACTCCGAAGGCGTCGGCGAGGTGACGATGGCCGATCTGGTCCGGCGATCGCTGCGCATGAACCCGAGTCGCGTCATCGTCGGTGAGGTGCTCGGCGACGAGATCGTCACGATGCTGAACGCGATGAGCCAGGGGAACGACGGCTCGCTGTCGACGATCCACTCGAACAGCTCGATGGAGGTGTTCAACCGGATCAGCACGTACGCCATCCAGGCGAGCGAGCGGCTGCCGATGGACGCCACCCAGATGCTGATCTCCGGAGCGCTCGACTTCGTGGTGTTCGTCCGCCGGCACAACGACTACCAGCGCGGCGGCGGCGTCAGCCGGTACATCGAGAGCATCCGCGAGGTGACCGGCTGGGACGGGCGGGTGCTGTCCGGCGAGGTGTTCGCGCCGGGACCGGACGGCCGGGCCGCGGCGCACGCGCCGATCGCGTGCATGAACGAGCTCGAGCACTTCGGGTACCAGCCGCTCGTGCACGGAACCTGGGCGTGATGCGATGACCAACGAGACCTTGGCGGCGCTGGTCTGCGGCGCGGTGGTGGGCGGCGCCGTACTGCTGCTGATCGTCGCGATCCGCGGTACCGAGCCGAAGGACGAGACGCCCTCGCTGTTCCGGAACCGGAGCGCCGAGAACCGCAAGAACATGATCCGGCTGGGCGCCGGTGTCGCGACCGGCCTGCTGGTGCTGGTGGTGACCCGCTGGCTGGTGCTCGCGGTCGCCCTGGGCCTGCTGGCCGGGATGGCGGACCGGTTCTTCGGCGGCAGCGGCGAGGAGCGCCGGGCGATCGACCGGCTGGAGGCGCTGGCCACCTGGACCGAGGCGCTCCGCGACACCATCGCCGGTGCGGTCGGCCTGGAGCAGGCCATCCCGGCCACCGCGGTGAACGCCGCCCCCGCGATCAAGCCCGGCCTGAACCTGCTGGTCGACCGGCTGCGGATCCGGGAACCGTTGCCGTCAGCACTGATGCGGTTCGCCGACGACCTCGACGACCCGTCCGCGGACCTGATCGTCGCGGCCCTGGTACTGAACGCCCGGCTCCGCGGACCCGGCCTGCGGGAGGTGCTCAGCGCGCTGGCGGACTCGGCCCGCGAGGAGCTCGACGTCCGCCGGAAGGTCGCGGCCGAACGCCGGTCCACCCGGCGCAGCGTGCAGGTGGTGGTCGCGATCACGCTGATCATGGCGGCCGGCCTGGTGCTGTTCAACCCGACGTACATGGCGCCGTACACGAGCTTCATCGGGCAGGTCGTGCTGGCCGTGGTGATCGGCCTGTACGCGCTCGGCCTGATCTGGCTGCGGCGGCTGGCGAAGATCGAGGTACCGGAGCGGTTCCTGATCGGCGTCTCCAAGGACCACGGATATCACCGCCCGGGTGACGAGCGGATGGAGGTGGTGAACGGATGACGTGGGCCTTCATCACCGGCGCGATCGCCGGGCTCGGCGTGTACGTGCTGGTGCGGATGTTCATCAGGCCACGGGCCAACGTGCTGTCCACGATCGCCCGGATCGACGCCGGCCGCGGCGGCTTCGCCGGCGGGGCCACCACGAGTGCGGCCGGCGAGCGGGTGCTCGGCGGCGTCGACCGGGCCCGGGAGACGCTCGGCCGCCGGCTGGAGGCCGAGGCGAACGCCCGCGGCTGGGCGTTCGGCAAGCTCCGCCGGGACCTCGCGGTGATGAACCAGCCGTTCGCCGCGATGCTCGCCACCAAGGTGTTCTTCGCGCTCGGCGCGATGGTCTTCATCCCGATCGTGCTGTTCCTGTTCTCCGCGATCGGCCTGACCGCTCCCAGCGCGACACCGGCGATCGTGACGCTCGCCTTCATGGGCGTGGCGTTCTTCCTGCCGGACCTGGCCCTGCGCCAGGAGGCGGAGAAGCGGCGGCGGGACTTCCGGCACGTGGTCGGCAGCTTCCTGGACCTGGTCGCGATGAACCTGGCCGGCGGCCGCGGCCTGCCGGAGGCGCTGATGACCGCATCCACGATCGGTGAGCACTGGGCGATGGCCCGGATCCGGCAGGCGCTGGCGAACGCGCGGCTGATCGGCATCACGCCGTGGGACGCGATGGCCCGGCTCGGCGAGGACCTGGGCGTCGAGGAACTGCGGGACCTGGCGTCGGCGCTCGCACTGGCCGGCGACGAGGGCGCGAAGATCCGGTCGTCGCTGCTCGCCCGGGCGGCGTCGCTGCGCCGCAAGGAGCTGGCCGACGTCGAAGGCAAGGCCGGCGAACGGTCCCAGTCGATGCTGGTCGCGCAGCTGGTGATGATCGCGGCCTTCTTCCTGTTCCTGGCCTTCCCGGCAGGCGTGGCGATCCTAGGCAGTTGACATACTGGGGCCGGTTTCGGCCCCACGAATCGGAAGGCATGCGGATGACCTCGGAGTTGATGTTCTGGCGGGCGATGGCCGGCTACGCGGTGGCGCGAGCCCAGGCGCAGCGCGCCCGTCAGCGCGCCGGACAGACCGAGCTTGGCGCCTCCGCACTGGAGTGGGCGATCATCTCGGCGATCCTGGTCGCGGCCGCGCTGGCGATCGGCGTGGTCGTGAAGCGCGTGATCAGCAAGCGCACGTCCGAGATCGACCAGGGCTGACGGCCACACCGATGCGGCTGGGGCGCGGCAGGCGGCGGAAACGGTCCGAGCGGGGAGTCAGCACGCTGGAGCTGGCCATCCTCGCGCCGGCCATCCTCGCGCTGATCTTCATCTCGATCCAGACCGCCCTCTGGCTGTACGGACGGTCCGTCGCGCTGAACGCCGCACAGGAAGGCGTGTCCCGCCTGCGGCTCGTGCAGCCGACGGTCTACACCGACGCGGTGGGGGAGAAGGTGCGTTCGGACATCCAGTCCTACGCCCAGCAGCTGGGCGGTACGACGTTGCAGAACACCGCCGTGCCGTTCCCGTCGTACAACAGCCCGCAGGGCATGGTCTCGTTCACCGTCACCGGTGACACCGTCTCGCTGGTGCCCGGCCTGAAGCTGACGGTGAGCCGGACCGCCACCGGCCCGATCGAGCAGTTCCAAGCCGACAAGTGAGGATTCCCACGATGCAGCTTCGGCGGCGCCGTGAGCGCGGCACGATGGCGCTGGAGATGGTGATCCTCGCGCCGGTGCTGCTGGCGCTGTTCATGTTCCTGCTCGCCTGCGGCCGGTACTTCCAGACCTCCTCACTGCTGGAGGGTGCAGCCCGCGACGGTGCTCGCGGCGCCAGCCAGTCGCGGTCGGTCCAGGAGGCGCAGGGCCGGGTCGACCAGGCCGTCAGCGACGCGCTGGGCCAAGCGGTGAAGTCCTGCAAGGAGACCGCGAGCGGCTCGATCACCACCGGGTTCGTTGCCGGGTCGCCGTTGTCCGTCGAGGTCACGTGCACGATCAACTACCGCGACCTGGGCCTGCTCGGGCTCGGTGGCGACACCAAGATCACCAAGCGCTTCACGTCGTCGCTCGACCCGTACCGGGGGGTGCGCGGTGCCGGCTCCTGACCACCTGAGGTCGCGGCTCGTCGAGTTCCTGCGGATCGACGCACCGCGGCCGCACCGGCGGTTCGCGCGCGGCGCACTGAGCCCCGCCGTGGCGATCCTCGCGGTGATGATCTTCACGCTGGCCGGCCTGGTGATCGACGGCGGCCGGCAACTCGGCGCCCGGTCCCGCGCGGTCGGCTACGCGCAGGAGGCCGCCCGGGTCGGCGCCGCCGCCATCCAGCTGAACTCGGCCGAGGCGAAGATCGACACCGCCAAGGCCGCCACCGCGATCGCCGGGTTCTGCGGCCAGGTGCAGTCCAACGATCCGGCCGTGACCTCCTGCGGCCCGACCACGCTGACCGACAAGGAGGTCGACATCCAGGTCGACATCCAGAACCGGACGACCTTCCTCGGCCTGATCGGCAAACAGTCCCTGAAGGCGGTCGGCACCGGCCAGGCGCACGCCGAACAGGGCGTCAACAAGGCCGACGACAGCCCGACCATCCCGTCGATCGTGGTGAACACGAGCCCCGACGGCCCGGGCAACATCCCGATCACCACCGCGGTCCCGCCGACCATCGACCTGCCGTGCCCGACCTGGACCGTCGGCTCCCCACGCCCGACCTGGACGCTGACCCCGTTCCCGTTCCCGGCCACCTGCTCTCCGAACGTGACCCCGACGCCGACGCCGGGTCCGTCCGGGACACCGACCACGACGCCGACCACCCCGCCCAAGTCCGTGCCTACCGGCCGCCCCAAGCCCTCTAAGACGCCTCGGCGCTAGACAACGGAGGATCGTTCTTCGTGCATACGTTTGCCATCCCCGCCGCGGTGCTCTGCGGAGTACTGCTGCTGAGTGCCTGCGGCAAGGACTCGAACGACGGCGGCCACCCGGTCCCGGCCGGCGGCGACTCCGGTACGTCGACGTCGAACACGCCGACCGGTGGGCCGTCGTCCGGGCCGAGCGAGACGGCCACGAGCGCCCCGACCCAGCCCGCGACCAGCGAGAAGCCGGCCGCCAAGCAGGTGATCGTCCAGGCCGGGAACTTCGGGTCGAACCCCGCCGTCCAAGGGCTCGTGACCAGTTACCCGCTGTACTTCAAGGCGCTCGTCGACCGCGACGACACGATCCTGAAGCAGCGGTTCCCGTCGTTCTTCTACGCCGACGTCGCGCAGGGCATCGTGGATGCCAAACGCAACGGCTGGGTGATGAAGCCGCCGGGCAGCGTGGTCGTGGTCGGCGCCCGCAGTACGCCGCAAGGCACCGTGACGGTGCAGACCTGCCGCTCGCAGAGCACGCAGTACTGGGACCCGAAGGCACAGAACTGGACCGTCGCGGCACCGCACGGATCGGCCGAGGTGATCGAGATGGTGAAGACCGGGATGGGCTGGCTGCCGTACCGGCTGGTCACGAGCAAGGGCGTGAACTGTGCGGGCATCCGCTATCCGGCCTAGATCAGAACGCCGATTTTCAGGTTGCGAAGAGGTGACGGGGCACTGGGCAACGGGCATGATGCCCCTGGTCGAAGATAATCTGCGGGAAGACGAGTCTGGGGAGTGAGGATGCACAACCGGGTAGGCCGCGCGCTGCTCGCCTTGAGCGCAGTTCTCGCACTGCTGGTGGCAGTCCCCGCCACGACCGCCTCCGCCGAGACCATCACCACCGGCAACTCGGTCTGCAGCATGTACGTCAACTCGGTCGGCTTCGGCTCCTACTGCAGCTCCGGCCAGCCGTACCTCGGTGACGGGCCTCCGCCGCCGACCTGGAAGACGCGGCTCGAGGGCAAGCCGTTCGTGCCCTGCCGGAACTTCGAGATCCCGCCGGGCATCCGGCTGCCGAAGGCTCCGGACGGCAAGAAGTGGGTGCTCCGGGTGACCATCACGGATTACAACCTGGACACCTACAACGGCGGGGACAAGGCGCACCTGGAGCGCGCGTACATGCCGGTCGACGCGGCCGAGGAAGCCCAGTGCCCGTTCCCGGACTACATGAAGCAGTTCTGGTACCGGTTCCAGACCAACTACCCGGACCCGGCCTTGCAGGTCATGCCGACGTTCACGCCGCGGGTGAACGTCCCGGCCTACTTCACGCTGACGCCGCAGACCGCCGAGGTGTACGAGACCGACGGGACGACGAGCAGCTACTTCAGCCCGGGGCACAACCTGACCATGCGCGGCATGGTCGTGGAGCTGGCGATCGATCCGGGTGACGGCACCGGTGAGTTCACCTGCCTGACCGGGACGACGCCGCTGGACGACCCGACGGGATACGACCAGACGAAAGACCCGTACCACCAGCTCAACCCGTGTTTTCACAAGTACGCGAAGTCGAGTGCGAGTCAGCCGGACGGGATGTACACCGTGAAGCTGACGATCACCTGGGAAGTGTCCTATTGGATCGGCAAGGACGCGGGTGGCTGGAAGCCGATCGGGAAGGCGAGCGTTCACGCCGTACAGCGGTTGCCGGTGCAGGAAGTCGAGGCCATCGGTGGTTGATCCGGTGGCTGATGGCGGGGGTATGGAGGAGCGATGGTAAGGACGAATGATCCGGTGCGCGCGGCGCGGCTGCCGCAGCGGCGGTCGACGAGTCCGGGCGCGGACCGGCTGAAGGGCTTCCTCGCGCTGCTCGCGATCCTCGCGATCGTCGGCGGTGTGCCGTACGTGCTGCTGCGATTCTTCGGTACGCCGTGGCCGGACAGCATGCCCACCAAGAGCATGCTGTTCAGCGAGCTGAACGTCCGGACCGTGCTGGGCATCATCGCGTTCTTCGTCTGGATCGCCTGGCTGCACTTCGTGGTCTGCCTGATCGCGGAGGCGGTCGCGGAGGTCCGCGGCCACGGCCTGTCCCCACGGGTCCCGCTCGGCGGCGGCTCGCAGGCGCTGGCCCGGCGGCTGATCGGCACCGTCGTACTGATCGCGGCCGGCGCGGGCGTGAGCCTGCCGGTGGCGAGCGCCGCCACGACGAGCGGCCCGGTCGCCCCGACCGCGGTCACGGCGCGGCACAGCACGCAGGATTCGACGTCGTCGCAGTTCCGCCAGACCGAGGCGTCCAGCACGATCCTCAGCGGCAGCAACCAGCAGGCGAACAAGACCACCACCGGCGTCCGGACGAACCATGACCACAAGGGTCAGGTGATCAAGTACACCGAGGTGCGCCCGCCGCACGGCCGCAACTACGACTGCCTGTGGGACATCGCGGAGCGGCATCTCGGCGACGGTCGCCGATACAAGGAGATCTACGACCTCAACAAGGACAAGCTGCAGCCGGACGGCCGCCGGCTGACCAACCCGGACCTGATCATGCCGGGCTGGCAGGTACGGCTGCCGGCCGACGCGAAGGGCCCGGGGGTGCACACGGTCCGGGTGAGCATCGGCGACCACACGTCGACCACCGAGACCAAGACCCACACCACTCAGGCCCGGACGAAAACGACCGGGACCAAGACGACGGCCAAGCCGAAGGTCGCGGTCGACCACAGGACCGAGACCGGGACCAGCGGTCCGGGGCGCTACGCGGAGCAGGGCATCGAGAAGGGGTCCTCGCTGGGGATCGTCAGCTCGACGACCGACCCGGGCGCGAAGAACGTCAAGCCGGGCGGCCCGAACGTGACGGCCGAGCCGCACATCCCGGGCACCGGGACGAACACGCAGGGCGAGCCGGCCGGCGGCGGTACCCAGGTGCCGGTGGCGGCACCGATCGCCGCGCACAGCGGCGGCATCAGCCTGCAGGAGGCCGGCATCTTCGGCTTCGGCGCGACATTGCTCGCGGCCGGCCTGGCGCTGGCGCTGAAGCGCCGCCGCGGCTGGGCGCAGGGACCGGGGCCGAAGGCCGCCGGTCAGCGGCAGACCGAGATCGACCTGCGGCTGGCGGCCGACGTACCGACCGCGCAGTTCGTGGACAACTCGCTTCGCAAGCTCGGCGCGGACATGACCCAGCTCGGGCGCCCGATGCCGAACGTGGTCGCCGCGCTGGTGACCGGCCGCGCGCTGACCCTGGTCCTGGACCCGTACGAGGCGCAGCCCGCCCCGCCCGGTCCGTGGCAGGCGATCGCCGAGGGCACCCGCTGGACGCTGCGGCGCGGCTACGGACCGTCCGGCGAGGTGAATGCGCCCGCGCCGTACCCGACGCTGGTCACGGTCGGCCAGAACGCCGACGGTGCCACGGTCCTGATCGACCTCGACACCGCGAACGGGATCGTCGCGTTCGGCGGCGTGACCAACGCGTCCCGCGACGTGGTCGGTTCGCTGGCCGTCGAGCTGGCCACCAACCTGTGGTCGGAGGGCGCGCACATCAGCATGGTCGGATTCGGTGACGACCTGTCGTCGCTGTCGCCGAGCAGGCTGAGCTACTGGGTGCGGCTGGACGACGCGATGGGCGAGGTGGTCCGTCGTACCGAGGCGCAGGTCCAGGCCTGCCAGCGGCGGAACGCCGGCTCGGTCGCCGAGGCCCGGATGACGCACCCGGACGCGGCGCTGTGGGGCGCGGAGATCATCTTCGTGTCGGCGCCGCCGTCACCGGAGGAGCAGGACCAGCTGAACCGGGTGGCCGCGGACACCAAGCGCAGCATCTCGGTGGTCGTGGTCGGTGACGTGCTGAACGCGCCGTGGCGGTTCGTCGTGGACGAGAAGGACCAGGCGGTCTGCCGGCTGCTCGGCCTCGAGGTCGATGCCCACAGCATCGACCCGGAGCAGTTCGCGGACCTGGTCCAGCTGTTCGACGCGGCCGAGGCGGATGCTCGCGACAAGCGCCGGTCGGAGCAGGACATGCCGGCGTACGAGTTCTCGGCCACCGACCTGAGCCAGCCGGCCCCGGTCGAGGTGGACCTGCTCGGCCCGGTCGAGGTGGATGCACGCGGCGTGATCGACGAGGGCCGGATCGCGCTCGCGACCGAGATCATCGCGTTCCTGGCCAGCCAGGACTACGGCGTACACCCGAACGTGCTGGCCGGTGCGATCTGGCCGCGCGGCATCAGCCAGGAGCTGCGCGACTCGGCGCTCGAGCACACCCGCCGCTGGGTCGGTGTGGACGCGATGTACGCCGACGAGTCCGGCCGCTGGATGCTGAACCGCAGCGTGGTCCGGGTCGACTGGGACGTGTTCCGGACGCTGGCGAAGCAGGCGTCGATGGTCGACGACCCGCGTGGCCCGCTGTCGACGGCGCTCAGCCTGGTGCACGGCGCCGCCTGGTCGAACCTGCCCGGCGGCCGCTACTCGTGGCTGGCCGCGTCCGGCATCGAGCGCCGGATGGTCGAGGCCGTCGTCGACGCCGCCCTGCGGCTCGCCGAGGCGTCCCTCGGCCACAACGACGGCAACCTGGCCCGCACCGCCCTGCAGACCGGCCTGAGCTTTTCGCCGGCCTCCGAGGAACTGTGGCGGGCCACCCTCCGGCTCGCGGCCCACTTCGGCACCACCGAAGACGTCACCAACGTCGCCGGCCAGATGTACGCCGCCCTCACCAAACACGGCGCCCCCCGCGGCCCCGAAGCCGAAACCGACGCCCTCGTCGACGAGCTCCTCCCCGGCTACCACCGCCCCGCCCAGGTCGCCTGATCCCCTGTCGCACAACCCTCCAGTTCAGGGGATATCCCCTGAACTGGAGGCTTGCCCACTGAAAATGGCGGCAGACAACCCTCCACTTGAGCGGGCAACCCTCCGCCTGAGTGGGCGGGCCGCTTCAGAGGGAGCGGGCCGACCAGGTGTCGCAGGCGGTTAGGTCGCCGGAGTCCATGCCGGCCTTGAACCAGCGCATGCGTTGGGCGGCGGTGCCGTGGCTGAAGCTTTCCGGGGTGACCTGGCCCTGGGTCTTCTGCTGGATGCGGTCGTCGCCGACGGATGCGGCGGCGTCCAGGCCGCGTTCGATGTCGTCCTGGGTGAGGCCGATGATCAGCGGCTTGCCGTTCTTGCCGGGGACCGTGGTGGCGTGGTTGGTCCAGATGCCGGCAAAGCAGTCGGCCTGGAGTTCGGAGCGGACCGAGTCCGACGTCGGGCCGTTCCGGGTCTTGATCCGGTCCAGGATGCCGTACAGGTTCTGGATGTGGTGGCCGTACTCGTGCGCGACGACGTACGCCTCCGCGAACTCGCCGCCCTTCGCGCCGAGATCGGTCTGCAGCGTCTGGAAGAAGCCGAGGTCCAGGTACACGCGCTGGTCGGGCGGGCAGTAGAACGGGCCGACCGCGCTGGTCGCCGGGCCGCAGCCGGTGTTCACCGAGCCGTCGAAGACCCGCAGCGGGGCGCGGGTGTACTTCTTCCCGTGCCGGGGGAGCTCCGCGGCCCAGAAGTTCTCGATCGAGTTCTGGTAGAAGACGAACCGGCAGTCCGAGTTCGACTGCAGGTCGGTGCCCTTCGTGCAGGAGCTGAGGTTGCCCGCTGCCGTGTTCTGCGTGACCGGCTCGTCACTGCCACCTCCGCCTGGCAGACCGCCGCTCAGGAGCAGGATGACGACCAGCAGGATCAGGCCGCCGATGCCGCCGCCGACCGGGATCACCCCGCCCGGCAGCCCGCCGCGACCCCCGCCACCGCTACCGCGGGTGTCCTCGACACCGCTGGTGTCGAGATCCGCATCCGGATTGAATTTCACGGCACATACACTAGAGCAGCCAACCCGGCCGGACCCCAGCGTAAGGACCCCTGCGTACCCCCGATGATCACTGTTTCCAATCTCGAGGTTCGCGTCGGTGCCCGGCAGTTGCTGGCGCCCGCGTCGTTCCGGGTCGGCCCGGGTGACAAGGTCGGGCTGGTCGGCCGTAACGGTGCCGGCAAGACCACGTTGACCAAGATCCTCGCCGGCGAAGGGCTGCCGGCCTCCGGGTCGGTGACCTCGTCGGGCGAGATCGGCTACCTGCCGCAGGATCCGCGCACCGGCGACCTCGACATGCTGGCCCGGGACCGGATCCTGTCCGCCCGCGGGCTGGACGATGTCGTACGGCGGTTGCGCAGCGCCGAGAAGTCGATGGCCAGCGACGACGAGAAGACCCGCGCCAAGGGCATGCGGCGGTACGAGCGTGCCGAGGCGGACCTGCACGCCGCCGGTGGGTACGCCGCCGAGTCCGAGGCGGCCCGGATCGCGGCCAACCTCGGCCTCCCGGACCGGGTCCTCGGCCAGCCGCTGTCCACCCTGTCCGGCGGTCAGCGGCGGCGCGTCGAGCTGGCCCGGATCCTGTTCGCGCAGGCCGGGACGCTGCTGCTCGACGAGCCGACCAACCACCTGGACGCGGACTCGATCATCTGGCTGCGGGACTTCCTCAAGTCGTACGCCGGTGGCGTGATCATGATCAGCCACGACGTGAATCTGCTGGAGGAGACCGTCACCCGGGTCTTCCACCTGGACGCGAACCGCGCCGAGATCGACGTCTACAACGTCGGCTGGAAGGCGTACCTGAGCCAGCGCGAGACCGACGAGCGGCGCCGCAAGCGCGAGCGCGCGAACGCCGAGAAGAAGGCCACCCAGCTGGTCGACCAGGCGAACAAGATGCGCGCCAAGGCGACCAAGGCGGCGGCCGCCCAGCAGATGCTGCGCCGCGCCGAGCGGTTGATGTCCTCGCTGGAGGACGAGCGCCAGACCGACCGGGTCGCGAAGATCTCGTTCCCGACGCCGGCGCCGTGCGGCAAGACGCCGTTGATGGCGCGCGAGCTGTCGAAGTCGTACGGCTCGCTGGAGATCTTCACCGACGTCGACCTGGCGATCGACAAGGGTTCCCGGGTCGTGGTCCTCGGGCTGAACGGTGCCGGCAAGACCACACTGCTGCGCATCCTCGGCGGGATCGAGAAGGCCGACACCGGCGAGGTCATCGACGGCCACGGCCTCAAGCTCGGGTACTACGCCCAGGAGCACGAGACGCTCGACGTGAACCGGACCGTGCTGGAGAACATGAAGTCCGCGGCCCCGGATCTGAACGAGACGCAGGCGCGCAGTGTGCTCGGCTCGTTCCTGTTCACCGGCGACGACTCCGACAAGCCCGCCAGCGTGCTCTCCGGTGGTGAGAAGACCCGTCTCGCCCTCGCGACCCTGGTCGTCTCCGCGGCGAACGTCCTGCTCCTCGACGAGCCGACCAACAACCTCGACCCGGCGTCCCGGGCAGAGGTGCTGAACGCGATCCGCTCGTACACCGGCGCGATCGTGCTCGTCACCCACGACGAGGGCGCGGTCGAGGCCCTCGAGCCCGAACGCGTCGTCCTGCTCCCCGATGGCGTCGAGGACCTGTGGACGAACGAGTACGCCGACCTGGTCTCGCTTGCCTGACGGAGGGTGTCCGGGAGATCTGCGCCTACTGCGCGGCACTCGGCGGGCACCTGATCGCTACGGCGCAGATTTCCCGGACACCCTCTACTTCTGAGTAATATCCGTCCTATGACTGGTCTGCGACTGAGTGTCGACGGTGCGGTGGCCCGGGTGGTGCTGGATCGGCCCGAGGTGCGGAACGCCCAGACGCCCCGGATGTGGAGCGAGCTGGCGGACTTCGGTACGTCGCTGCCGGACGGCGTCCGCGTGGTGATCGTGTCGGGGGAGGGGCCGTCGTTCTCGGCCGGGCTCGACCGGCGGCTGATCATGGGCGAGAACGACCTCGGCGAAGAGCCGCTGCTGAACCTCGGCGCCAAGCCGACCGCCGAGGTCCTGGAGCTGATCGCGCACTTCCAGTCCGGCTTCTCCTGGCTGCGGCGGCCGGAGATCGTCAGCATCGCGGCCGTCCAGGGGCACGCGGTCGGCGCCGGCTTCCAGCTCGCGCTGGCCTGCGACCTGCGGGTGGTGACCCCCGACGCGCGGTTCAGCATGCGCGAGCCGTCGCTCGGCCTGGTCCCGGACCTCGGCGGCACGAAGCCGCTCGTCGAGCTCGTCGGGTACTCCCGGGCCCTCGAGATCTGCGCCACCACCCGCTGGGTCGAGGCGGCCGAGGCGAAGGAGCTCGGCCTCGCGAACATCGTCGTACCGGCGGACGAGCTGGAGGCGACGGTCAAGGACTTGTCCGACGCCGTGCTCGGCCCGCTGCCGGGCGCGATCCGCGAGACCAAGGCATTGCTCCTCGGCGCCGCGGACCGCACGTACGACGACCAGCTCAAGGCCGAGCGTGAGGCCCAGGAGCGCCG harbors:
- a CDS encoding enoyl-CoA hydratase/isomerase family protein; the protein is MTGLRLSVDGAVARVVLDRPEVRNAQTPRMWSELADFGTSLPDGVRVVIVSGEGPSFSAGLDRRLIMGENDLGEEPLLNLGAKPTAEVLELIAHFQSGFSWLRRPEIVSIAAVQGHAVGAGFQLALACDLRVVTPDARFSMREPSLGLVPDLGGTKPLVELVGYSRALEICATTRWVEAAEAKELGLANIVVPADELEATVKDLSDAVLGPLPGAIRETKALLLGAADRTYDDQLKAEREAQERRLKELLAAFGSGS
- the abc-f gene encoding ribosomal protection-like ABC-F family protein, whose protein sequence is MITVSNLEVRVGARQLLAPASFRVGPGDKVGLVGRNGAGKTTLTKILAGEGLPASGSVTSSGEIGYLPQDPRTGDLDMLARDRILSARGLDDVVRRLRSAEKSMASDDEKTRAKGMRRYERAEADLHAAGGYAAESEAARIAANLGLPDRVLGQPLSTLSGGQRRRVELARILFAQAGTLLLDEPTNHLDADSIIWLRDFLKSYAGGVIMISHDVNLLEETVTRVFHLDANRAEIDVYNVGWKAYLSQRETDERRRKRERANAEKKATQLVDQANKMRAKATKAAAAQQMLRRAERLMSSLEDERQTDRVAKISFPTPAPCGKTPLMARELSKSYGSLEIFTDVDLAIDKGSRVVVLGLNGAGKTTLLRILGGIEKADTGEVIDGHGLKLGYYAQEHETLDVNRTVLENMKSAAPDLNETQARSVLGSFLFTGDDSDKPASVLSGGEKTRLALATLVVSAANVLLLDEPTNNLDPASRAEVLNAIRSYTGAIVLVTHDEGAVEALEPERVVLLPDGVEDLWTNEYADLVSLA